The Actinomycetota bacterium genome contains a region encoding:
- a CDS encoding tetratricopeptide repeat protein → MLSKETQAPDSPEKVSPILVGIIFLLLIAILTLGVIIVKSVFFGSKVPQTAAERDVLKYEAEVKANPRDAEAHTKLGFAYFRLGKNEEAIKELKRAIKLGPKSATPHYYLALVYQARGEIKKAIDELNLVVKLDPRHELAYFCLGKIHFEQKEYDKAVEAFKKSIEISPVTADTHYYLGMTYERMRQKELAIREYQEVLKYLPDHEKARRALRRLKEGK, encoded by the coding sequence ATGCTATCAAAGGAAACCCAAGCCCCAGATTCACCTGAGAAAGTCAGTCCCATACTTGTTGGCATAATTTTCCTTCTTCTCATTGCCATTTTGACATTGGGAGTAATCATAGTTAAATCAGTTTTCTTTGGATCCAAAGTCCCTCAAACTGCTGCGGAGCGGGATGTATTGAAGTACGAAGCGGAGGTGAAAGCCAATCCCAGGGACGCGGAAGCCCACACCAAGCTTGGATTCGCCTACTTTCGATTGGGGAAGAATGAAGAGGCCATAAAAGAGTTAAAGAGAGCCATCAAACTCGGCCCCAAATCCGCAACGCCCCATTATTATCTTGCCCTGGTCTATCAAGCACGGGGCGAGATTAAAAAAGCGATCGACGAGCTAAATCTGGTTGTCAAACTCGACCCTAGGCATGAGCTGGCTTACTTCTGTTTAGGAAAGATACATTTTGAACAAAAAGAATACGATAAAGCGGTTGAAGCTTTCAAGAAGAGTATCGAGATAAGCCCGGTGACTGCGGATACCCATTATTATTTGGGCATGACCTATGAGAGGATGAGACAGAAGGAATTGGCTATAAGGGAATATCAAGAGGTGCTGAAATACTTGCCGGATCACGAGAAAGCCAGGCGAGCTTTAAGAAGGTTGAAAGAGGGAAAGTGA
- a CDS encoding tetratricopeptide repeat protein: MRAKHEKWVYILWVTIVLIPLVIAAIYLGSLRGKALHDKAAEYGGKGGKLFREGRLKEASEAFKKALELNPKDAGIHYQLAMTYENMGKTNLAIKHYKKTIQLMPKAPEPHYNLAAMYKSRNELDKAIKELKIAIDLNPKFIGAYLTLAECLILKENLDQAEKYYREVLSSGKQKFDLVEAHNGLAKIHIKRGMIDAAIVEWKKTLKLDPENEEARRGIKEHGGD, from the coding sequence ATGAGGGCAAAGCATGAAAAGTGGGTATATATTCTATGGGTAACCATAGTTTTAATTCCCTTGGTCATTGCAGCCATTTACTTGGGTTCTTTGAGGGGAAAGGCTTTACATGATAAGGCAGCTGAATATGGTGGAAAAGGGGGGAAGCTCTTCAGGGAGGGTAGGTTAAAGGAGGCTTCGGAAGCCTTTAAAAAGGCGTTGGAGCTCAATCCCAAGGACGCCGGAATACATTATCAATTGGCCATGACCTATGAAAACATGGGGAAGACAAACCTGGCAATCAAACATTATAAAAAGACCATCCAGTTGATGCCCAAGGCACCTGAACCGCACTATAATTTAGCCGCAATGTATAAATCCCGGAATGAATTGGACAAAGCCATCAAAGAACTAAAGATCGCCATCGATCTTAACCCCAAATTTATAGGTGCATACTTAACCCTGGCTGAGTGTCTTATCTTAAAGGAAAACCTCGACCAAGCCGAAAAATACTATAGAGAGGTCCTGTCGAGTGGTAAGCAAAAGTTTGATCTCGTCGAGGCACATAATGGGTTGGCGAAGATTCATATAAAGAGGGGGATGATCGACGCGGCGATAGTAGAGTGGAAAAAAACGCTGAAATTGGATCCGGAAAATGAAGAAGCACGACGGGGGATCAAAGAACATGGAGGGGATTAG
- a CDS encoding cytochrome c3 family protein, producing MNREQSQKAPQEREAPKISTILLILLLVLVMAFTLYFLFVFLRRPPKPVAPLAVKLCLSCHTELKAKLKLDYTHLIFKRGECIVCHIPHNKIKKTKLRAARKELCLGCHQPIAQKLGKLYTHLPVTKGFCTDCHDPHASCHRYILRESSQKICTACHPIFRDLKLAQVHPPYEKGYCADCHDAHGSDHKVMLIMAQNPLCFMCHPTIAPDILKPVQHPPYFNGECTECHHPHASNIKPLLLAAEPDVCYFCHGDIAEEVQKPSHHPIGLTIVCHDCHSPHGSYFSNLTLASGNDLCYLCHPDIETNYVTCAHNFVSQRRKEGFCTNCHMAHGSDFEPLLLYESITLCKSCHPLGPHRWSDHPYGNGYMDPRRETRLTCASTCHNPHGTGRVAMVRWYPDELCLICHSWRELP from the coding sequence TTGAATCGCGAGCAATCCCAAAAAGCGCCTCAAGAGCGCGAAGCACCGAAGATAAGTACCATATTATTAATCTTATTGCTGGTCTTAGTCATGGCCTTTACCTTATATTTTCTTTTTGTTTTCCTGAGGAGACCACCGAAACCCGTTGCTCCACTTGCCGTCAAGTTATGCCTTTCATGCCATACCGAGTTAAAAGCGAAGCTAAAGCTGGATTACACGCATCTGATCTTTAAGCGGGGAGAATGCATCGTTTGCCACATTCCTCACAATAAAATCAAGAAAACAAAACTTAGAGCGGCGAGGAAAGAGCTTTGCCTTGGCTGTCATCAACCAATCGCTCAGAAGCTGGGCAAACTGTATACGCATCTTCCCGTGACCAAGGGCTTCTGTACCGACTGTCACGATCCCCACGCATCTTGCCATAGGTATATTTTGAGAGAGTCTTCCCAAAAGATTTGTACCGCTTGCCATCCCATATTTCGCGATCTTAAGTTGGCTCAGGTTCATCCACCTTATGAAAAAGGCTATTGCGCCGACTGCCACGATGCTCATGGCTCGGATCATAAAGTTATGCTGATCATGGCGCAAAATCCTTTATGCTTCATGTGTCACCCCACAATCGCTCCGGATATTTTAAAACCAGTTCAGCACCCACCATATTTCAATGGTGAATGCACTGAATGTCATCATCCTCACGCTTCGAACATTAAACCTCTACTTCTGGCTGCTGAGCCCGATGTTTGCTATTTCTGTCATGGGGATATCGCAGAAGAGGTGCAAAAGCCATCTCATCACCCCATTGGTCTCACAATTGTGTGCCACGATTGCCACTCCCCTCACGGTTCCTATTTTTCGAATCTCACGCTCGCCTCCGGCAATGACTTATGCTATTTATGCCATCCGGATATTGAGACAAATTATGTGACCTGTGCCCATAACTTCGTCAGCCAGAGAAGGAAAGAGGGTTTTTGCACGAATTGTCATATGGCCCATGGTTCTGACTTTGAGCCTTTATTACTTTACGAATCCATCACCCTTTGTAAATCCTGTCACCCCTTAGGTCCACATCGGTGGAGCGACCATCCCTATGGCAATGGCTATATGGATCCACGGAGGGAAACACGACTTACTTGTGCCAGTACCTGTCATAATCCCCATGGAACAGGTAGGGTGGCTATGGTTCGCTGGTACCCGGATGAGCTTTGTTTGATCTGTCATTCCTGGAGAGAACTACCTTAA